The Pygocentrus nattereri isolate fPygNat1 chromosome 4, fPygNat1.pri, whole genome shotgun sequence genome includes a window with the following:
- the LOC108437548 gene encoding tripartite motif-containing protein 16-like encodes MQRRSQQRLQEKEKKLQELKQAVVTLKSSAQAAVEDSERIFTELIRSIEKKRSEVTELIRAQEEAELSRAEELLEQLEQEIADLKRRDTELEQLSHTDDHIQFLQSFQSLFVSSGSEVFSSISVHQHHSFDGVRKSLSDLKERLEEFCKQEFRKISPNVSAVQMISATEPQTSEDFLQYSYPLTPDPNTVNQNLSLYEENRVVTLSGIFQHYSGQRIFDYSY; translated from the exons ATGCAGAGGAGATCTCAGCAGAGACtccaggagaaagagaagaagctgCAGGAGCTGAAACAGGCTGTGGTCACTCTTAAG AGCTCTGCACAGGCAGCAGtggaggacagtgagaggatcTTTACTGAGCTGATCCGCTCCATTGAGAAAAAGCGCTCTGAGGTAACagagctgatcagagctcaGGAGGAGGCTGAACTGAGTAGAGCTGAAGAACTCCTGGAGCAACTGGAGCAGGAGATTGCTGATCTAAAGAGGAGGgacactgagctggagcagctttCACACACAGATGATCACATCCAGTTCCTCCAG AGCTTCcagtctctctttgtctcttctgGATCTGAGGTCTTCTCCAGCATCTCTGTCCATCAACATCACTCATTTGATGGAGTgaggaaatctctctctgatctgaaaGAGAGACTAGAGGAATTCTGCAAGCAGGAATTCAGGAAAATCTCTCCAAATG TTTCTGCAGTTCAGATGATTTCAGCCACAGAGCCACAAACAAGTGAAGATTTTCTACAGT ATTCCTATCCTCTGACTCCGGATCCCAACACAGTAAATCAGAACCTCAGTCTGTatgaggagaacagagtggtGACGCTCAGTGGGATATTCCAGCACTACTCTGGCCAGAGAATATTTGACTACTCGTATTAG